The DNA window TCCGGACGTCCTGCACCAGCCCGAGCATGTGGCCGCTGCCGACGAGCCCGACACGGCCGAACCCGCGGCGGCCGGGCACGACACCGCCGAAGCGAGCCCTGCGCCGGCACCCGCCACCGATGTCTCGGCCCCCGTGGAGCGCCGCCCTGAGCGCGGGCGCCGGGGCCGGGACCGCACGCCCCCCGCCCCGACCGCCCCCAACGCGGAGGGCACGGCCCCGCTGATCGCCCCGGACCTGCCCGTGCCGACGCCGGGCGACGGTGGCCGGGACGACCCGGCGGCGACCCTCAGCGGCGAGCAGGCGGCCGTCTACGCCCGGCTGCGCGAGTGGCGCAACGCCGAGGCCAAGCGGCAGGAGATCAGCCGCTTCATCATCGCCAGCAACGCCACCCTGGCCGAGATCGCGCGCCGCGTGCCATACACCGAGGCCGACCTGAAGGCGGTCAAGGGCATGGGCCCCGAGCGGCTGCGCAAGTACGGCGAGAAGATCCTGGAAGTCGTGCGCGGCTGACGCGGCGCGGGCCGGTCACGTCGGTCCGTACTTGTGCTCCTGGGGCAGGTCTGTTCCCTCGTGGACGGCCTGGGCGATCCGGGCGGCGAGGGGAACGTCCACGGCGGCGTACCAGCCTTCCTCCAGGCCGCCCGCCCGCTGGCGGTACACGCACATGCTGGGACCGAAGCTGCACGAGCCCAGGCAGCCGCTCTCGGTCAGGCGCAGCGAGCCGCCGCGCTTGTAGTACGCCAGCGAGTGCCGCTCCAGGTGGTTCCACAGCGCCCGGTACAGCAGCCCCGAGCCGCGCGCGGTGCAGTTCGGGCCGGTGCACACCAGCAGGTGTCCGGAGGTCTTGAAGTACAGGGGCGCCACGGCTCAATCCTCCGGGATCACGAGCAGACGGTCTGCGTCGTGCACCACCCTCGTGCGGACGCCGTACGCCGCGTGCAGGTGCGCGGGCGTGAGCACGGTGTCCGGAGCGCCGGCGGCGAGCACCTGCCCGCGGTGCAGCAGCACGATCCGGTCCGCGCGCGCCGCGAGGTTCAGGTCGTGCAGCACCGCGACCACGCCCAGTCCGCCCGCGACCTCGCAGCGCAGGTGCCGGACCAGTTCCAGCGCGTAGGCGAGGTCGAGGTGGTTGGTGGGCTCGTCCAGCAGCAGGTAGCGAGGTCCCGCCACCAGCGCGCGGGCCAGCCCGACCCGCTGGCGTTCTCCGCCCGAGAGCTCGGAGACGCGGCGACCCGCGAACTGCCGGGTGTCGGTGCGCTCCAGCGCGGTCTTGACGGCGTCCTCGTCCTCCTGCGTCCACGGGCGGGTGGGAATCAGGCCCCAGCGCCACGCGCCCGCGCCGCGCCCCAGGGCGACCACGTCGCGCACGCGGGCGCTGTCGGGCAGCGGCTCGCCCTGCGCGAGGAACGCGAGGTCGCGGGCCCGCTCGGCGCGGGTCAGGGTGGTCAGCGGCCGGCCGTCCACCCGCACCTCGCCGGCATGGATGGCCGTCAGGCCCAGCAGCGCGCGCAGCAGGGTACTCTTGCCCGCGCCGTTGGGGCCGATCACGGCGGTGAACTGCCCAGCCGCGAAGGCCGCGCTCACGCCCCGCACCGCCGGGTGGTCACCCGCGCGGACGTGCAGGTTCGCGGCCTCCAGCGCGGCAGGCATGTCACTCACGCTGCCTCCGCAGCAGGTACAGGAAGAAGGGGCCGCCCAGCAGCGTGGTCACGATGCCCACCTGCGACAGCGCCGTGGTGCGCGCCAGCAGGTCCGCCAGTACCAGCCCCGCGCCGCCCAGCACGGCGGACGTGAGCAGCAGCGTGCGGTGCCCCGCCCCGAAGGCCAGCCGCGCGATGTGCGGCACGATCAGGCCCACGAAGCCGATGATGCCCACGTACGCGACCGCGCCCGCCGTGGCGACGCTCGCGGCTACCACGACCAGCAGCCGCAGCCGCTCGACCGGCACGCCCAGCGAGCGGGCGGTCAGGTCACCGAGTTGCAGCGTGTCCAGCGCGCGCGCCAGCAGCAGCAGCGCCGCGCCGCCAAGCGCCACGTACGGCAGCACCGTCAGCACGTCCCGCCACCCGGAGAACCCCAGGTCGCCCAGCGTGTACGCCAGCACCAGCCGCGCCCGGTCCTGCCCGCGCAGGATCAGGGCCGTGCTGGCCGCGCTCAGGACGCTGCCCACCACCACGCCTGACAGGATCAGCCGGGTGGGCGGAAAACGCCGGCCCTCGCGCGCCAGGATCAGGGTGAGGGCCACCGCGCCCAGCGCGCACACCAGCGCCGCCACGGGAATCGCGGCGCGCGGCCAGTCCAGCACGATGGCCACGGTCGCGCCCAGCGCGCTGCCGCTCGCCACGCCCAGCAGGTACGGGTCGGCCAGCGGGTTGCGGAACACGCCCTGGAAGCTGGCGCCGCACATCGACAGCGCCGCGCCCACCAGCACGCCCATCACCACGCGCGGCAGGCGGATCGACCACACGATCACGTCGCTGCCCGCCAGCTCCTGCCCGCTCACGCCGCGCCACAGGGCGCCCAGCACGTCGCCGGGCGCGATGGTCACGCTGCCCAGCCCGGTGCCCAGGATCACGGCGACCACCAGCAGCAGCGCCAGCCCCAGCGTGCGTGGCCAGCGCCGCGCCCCACGCCGGAGGCGCTGCGCGGCGCCGGACGGGGTGCCGGTGCTCATCGCCACTTACCGGAACAGTTCCGGGTGGATCAGCCGCGCCAGCGACCGCAGCGCGGCGGGCAGCCGGGGGCCGGGGCGCGACAGGCTGCTGCTCAGCTCGGCGGGCAGCGAGATCACGCGCCCGGCCTTCACGGCACTCAGGTTCGCCCAGCCGGGGCGCGCGGCGGCCGTCTTCGCGTCCAGGCCCAGCATCAGCTGCGGGTTGGCCTTCACGATGAACTCCGGATCGACCTTCGGGAAGTCGCCCATGCTCTCGGGAATGATGTTCCGCGCGCCCGCCTTGGTCAGCAGCACGCCCATGAAGGACTTGGGGCCAATCGAGTACGGCGTCGGGTCGATCTCGAAGTACGCGGTGGGCTTGGTCACGGCGGCGCGCGTGAGCACCTCGGTCTTGGCGATATCCCGGGCCATGGTCGTCACCAGGGCCTTCGCGGCGGCCTCGCGGTTTACCAGCTTGCCCAGGGTCAGGAGCTTGCTGAAGACCTCGTCGTAGGTCTCGGGGTTCAGGGCGAACACCGTGATGCCCGCCTGCGCCAGCGACTCGCTCACCTTGCCGTACTTGCTGACCAGCACCAGATCGGGCTTGGCCGCCACCATCGCCTCGATGTTCGGCGTGTACAGGTCGCCCATCTTGGGCACCTTGCTCAGCTGCGCCGGGAAGTCGCTGTACGCGTCCACGCCGACCAGCCGGTCGCAGACGTTCAGCGCGCACAGCGTCTCACTGGTGCTCGGCACCATCGAGATGATCCGCATGGGCTCGGCCTTCACGGTCACCTTGCGGTTCAGGTCGTCCGTCAGGGTCAGGGGGTAGGTGGCCGCGGCGGCGGTGCCCGCCAGCGCCAGGGTGGTCGTCAGGGTCAGGATCTTCATACGCTCTCCTTGCCCCTTCGCAGGAAAAACCGCCCCACCAGGTCATCTGGGGGGCGGAAGTGGTGCGCGCCGGTCTATCGAAGCCGGGCGTTCCCTCCTTCCGCGAGAGGTCTGGCCACACGCGCCGCGTGCTGCGGTGTACGCGTGGACGGCGCGGGCATCCGGACTTCCCAGGCGCCGTTCAGGGCGGGCTGGATCACCGTTGCGCGACAGTGCCGGAATGGGCCGCACAGACTCGGGTCTGCTGGGCCGTCACCGGGCTTCCCCCGCGACCATCGCGCCCACTATAGCGGCGGCCGGCCACCCACCTGCACGTGGCGGGTGTTCGTGCGGCAGGTACGCT is part of the Deinococcus metalli genome and encodes:
- a CDS encoding (2Fe-2S) ferredoxin domain-containing protein, which produces MAPLYFKTSGHLLVCTGPNCTARGSGLLYRALWNHLERHSLAYYKRGGSLRLTESGCLGSCSFGPSMCVYRQRAGGLEEGWYAAVDVPLAARIAQAVHEGTDLPQEHKYGPT
- a CDS encoding ABC transporter ATP-binding protein, with product MPAALEAANLHVRAGDHPAVRGVSAAFAAGQFTAVIGPNGAGKSTLLRALLGLTAIHAGEVRVDGRPLTTLTRAERARDLAFLAQGEPLPDSARVRDVVALGRGAGAWRWGLIPTRPWTQEDEDAVKTALERTDTRQFAGRRVSELSGGERQRVGLARALVAGPRYLLLDEPTNHLDLAYALELVRHLRCEVAGGLGVVAVLHDLNLAARADRIVLLHRGQVLAAGAPDTVLTPAHLHAAYGVRTRVVHDADRLLVIPED
- a CDS encoding FecCD family ABC transporter permease, which codes for MSTGTPSGAAQRLRRGARRWPRTLGLALLLVVAVILGTGLGSVTIAPGDVLGALWRGVSGQELAGSDVIVWSIRLPRVVMGVLVGAALSMCGASFQGVFRNPLADPYLLGVASGSALGATVAIVLDWPRAAIPVAALVCALGAVALTLILAREGRRFPPTRLILSGVVVGSVLSAASTALILRGQDRARLVLAYTLGDLGFSGWRDVLTVLPYVALGGAALLLLARALDTLQLGDLTARSLGVPVERLRLLVVVAASVATAGAVAYVGIIGFVGLIVPHIARLAFGAGHRTLLLTSAVLGGAGLVLADLLARTTALSQVGIVTTLLGGPFFLYLLRRQRE
- a CDS encoding ABC transporter substrate-binding protein, which gives rise to MKILTLTTTLALAGTAAAATYPLTLTDDLNRKVTVKAEPMRIISMVPSTSETLCALNVCDRLVGVDAYSDFPAQLSKVPKMGDLYTPNIEAMVAAKPDLVLVSKYGKVSESLAQAGITVFALNPETYDEVFSKLLTLGKLVNREAAAKALVTTMARDIAKTEVLTRAAVTKPTAYFEIDPTPYSIGPKSFMGVLLTKAGARNIIPESMGDFPKVDPEFIVKANPQLMLGLDAKTAAARPGWANLSAVKAGRVISLPAELSSSLSRPGPRLPAALRSLARLIHPELFR